The genomic window TGGATCACTTCGACCTGAGAGAAGAGGTTTAGAGAGATCGATTCTTGAGAACAGACTTAGTGGTGGTATCCTCAACACCCTCTATCCCTCTTATTTTATCAAGAACACTGTTGACTTCTTCAGAAGAACTTCGTGAAAAATACAGCACGACATCATGACCTCCTGTCACCTCAAAAGCACGGATACCAGAAGGTAATTTACTGAAAAACCCGTCCATATCTATACTGGTTGAAAGATCGACCATCACTATAGCAGAGACATCTACCAGCCGAGTATCCACAGTAAATTTCTCAATTACTCCTTCATCTTGCATTGACTCCACACGGTTCCGCACAGTTCCTTCTGACACATCTATCTCTTCAGCAATCTCAGTATAAGATGCTCTCCCATCTTCCTTCAGAATATCCAGGATTTGTCTATCTTTACCGTCCATGAATAGAAACAATGTTGTGGAATGTTATTAATTGTTTTCGAAATTCGAAGAATTTACTCTACAAGAGTTATCTCTTCGATTTCTTCAACTCCGCCTTCATCGCCGATTGTTACTGAGAACGCTTTGCCTGTTTCATCTGCTGCAGCATTCAATACTGGTGTCCCCATTAACTGTCTTTCCCCAAAGTCTTCGTGTACATGGCCGTTCATCCAGAGAGCAGGCTTGTGCTTTATGATGATCTCTCGGAACTGTTCGAAACCTATTCTTTTTCCGGAGTGTACTCGGTCGCCGACTTTGTGTGGGGGATAATGAGATCCGATGATGACTTTGTCGTTGTCGTAGTCTTCTACTAGGTCTTCTACTTGTTCTTTGACATCTTCTGGGAAGTCTCCGCCGATAAGGATCAGTTTGTATTCGTCGTCTATATCTGCTTCTAGGAAGTTGTAGACTGGTACAGGACCATCTAGGAACTCTGATGAGAACATCATGTCCCGGTTTCCAGTACTTCCGACGCCAGCAACCTCTATCTCATCGAAAAGTTCTTCGGCGTAGTCTTCATCCATGTAGTCACCTAGGTTGACAAATAAGTCGTAGTCGCCGTTGTTTGCTTCTTCTATGGCTGCTTCTTTCAGGTCTTCTTTCTTGTGGAAGTCGCTGGTTACAAGAATTTTCAAGGTCATGGAAAGATGTTCATGCGTAAAATCCTTTTAAGTTATCGGAGATATTCTTCCGGATTTAAGTATTGGATACTATTTGTATCCTGATGATTGTCGGCCATTTTTTCCTAGCTTTTTCGTTAGTGGGTTTGTTTGCACTTTACAAAGGGTGGGAGAAAGATAAATGCTTGAAAATGGCTTTAGCAGCTGGGATGTTTGCGTTGCTTCCAGATATAGATATCATTTATGCCTGGAAAGAAATACTCACCTTATTTAATACCGGTTTTTATGGATTCACTGAATCTTTTTGGGCTGCCTCGCAATCAGTTCACAGAGGAGTAACTCATTCACTCATAGCTCTCCTATCAGCAGTGATAGCATTTACTATTTACCATAAAACCAGGTCAAAGTACCTAGCGGCTGGAATAACATCTCTAGCAGGGATCACAGGGTTTTTAACTCAAAGCGTTTTGACAGGAGTCATTCTAGCCCTTTTCATGGCCACAGGTTTTTACATCACTCATAGACTTGAGTCTATCAGTTTATCGGAGTTTTCGCTCGTTTCGGGTATCGGTTTGCTTTTGCATCCGTTTGGAGATTTGTTTACTGGTACTCCACCTCAATTGCTGTATCCTTCATCTTTCAGCTTTGTTGAGTCAAGGTTAGTGTTTTTCACAGATCCGGTACTGAACTTGTTTGCTGTTTATGGAATTGAACTGTCGTTAGTATGGGTTTCCTTACTTGTTTACAGCAAGATAGATGAAAGAAGCGTCAAACTGAATTTAAACAGGTTTTCGATCTTGGGATTAGCTTACATCTTTTTTGCTGAGGTTATAAGGCAGCCTACTCTTTCCACAAGCTACCAGTTCGTATCATCAGTAATAATCACAGGTTTGGCTGTGGTTTTCATCTTGAGAAAG from Candidatus Nanohalobium constans includes these protein-coding regions:
- a CDS encoding Lrp/AsnC family transcriptional regulator produces the protein MDGKDRQILDILKEDGRASYTEIAEEIDVSEGTVRNRVESMQDEGVIEKFTVDTRLVDVSAIVMVDLSTSIDMDGFFSKLPSGIRAFEVTGGHDVVLYFSRSSSEEVNSVLDKIRGIEGVEDTTTKSVLKNRSL
- a CDS encoding metallophosphoesterase family protein, with the protein product MTLKILVTSDFHKKEDLKEAAIEEANNGDYDLFVNLGDYMDEDYAEELFDEIEVAGVGSTGNRDMMFSSEFLDGPVPVYNFLEADIDDEYKLILIGGDFPEDVKEQVEDLVEDYDNDKVIIGSHYPPHKVGDRVHSGKRIGFEQFREIIIKHKPALWMNGHVHEDFGERQLMGTPVLNAAADETGKAFSVTIGDEGGVEEIEEITLVE
- a CDS encoding metal-dependent hydrolase — translated: MIVGHFFLAFSLVGLFALYKGWEKDKCLKMALAAGMFALLPDIDIIYAWKEILTLFNTGFYGFTESFWAASQSVHRGVTHSLIALLSAVIAFTIYHKTRSKYLAAGITSLAGITGFLTQSVLTGVILALFMATGFYITHRLESISLSEFSLVSGIGLLLHPFGDLFTGTPPQLLYPSSFSFVESRLVFFTDPVLNLFAVYGIELSLVWVSLLVYSKIDERSVKLNLNRFSILGLAYIFFAEVIRQPTLSTSYQFVSSVIITGLAVVFILRKVEEDKNYFSWIVNFVAVMSLSSAAYLIYYLV